One stretch of Zingiber officinale cultivar Zhangliang chromosome 6B, Zo_v1.1, whole genome shotgun sequence DNA includes these proteins:
- the LOC121990305 gene encoding myb family transcription factor MOF1-like, producing MGNCGRNGPVRQYIRSKVPRLKWTPELHLSFLHAVKRLGGHDKATPKLVLQLMDVEGLAISHVKSHLQMYRSMRNDIEKKDLNEKKRSNKGINDGGPDEADGGVSFYASTTAKEFKSQFVYSPPSPLPLKRSSSKSGECRDQICEREVAAGVTSQQGLLGGIKGDGIAGLSWLRDCDEWSQRKDLAMTEADRYHPSNFKVFGLVPQESEPFKATLSHAPAERTVAKDSDHELEMNNCSLSLSLSLHPSHSQKEDLKISSEGSCGMISSSDRNNVSNGHCNCRCMQRLNLELSMSIFGS from the exons ATGGGGAATTGCGGAAGGAATGGGCCTGTGAGACAGTACATTAGATCGAAGGTCCCCCGCCTGAAATGGACGCCGGAGCTCCACCTCTCCTTCCTCCATGCCGTCAAAAGGCTCGGAGGCCATGACA AGGCGACACCGAAGCTTGTTCTCCAGTTGATGGATGTCGAAGGACTCGCTATTTCTCATGTCAAGAGTCACCTCCAG ATGTATAGAAGCATGAGGAACGACATCGAGAAAAAAG ATTTGAATGAAAAAAAGCGCTCAAATAAAGGCATTAATGATGGAGGTCCTGATGAAGCAGATGGGGGTGTCTCTTTCTACGCCTCAACCACCGCAAAGGAGTTCAAGTCCCAGTTCGTGTActctcctccctctcctcttcctctgaAAAG GAGCAGCTCCAAAAGTGGTGAATGCAGAGATCAAATCTGTGAGCGTGAGGTGGCAGCTGGAGTCACCTCACAGCAAGGATTGCTGGGGGGAATAAAGGGAGATGGAATTGCAGGTCTAAGCTGGCTAAGAGATTGTGATGAGTGGAGTCAGAGAAAGGACTTGGCCATGACAGAAGCGGATCGCTATCATCCTTCCAACTTCAAAGTTTTTGGGCTTGTGCCACAAGAATCCGAACCTTTTAAG GCCACCCTATCGCATGCACCTGCAGAGAGGACAGTGGCCAAGGATAGTGATCATGAATTAGAGATGAACAACTGCTCTTTGTCTCTCTCCTTGTCGTTGCATCCATCTCACTCTCAGAAGGAGGATTTAAAGATCTCCAGCGAAGGAAGCTGTGGAATGATCTCTTCTTCAGACAGAAATAATGTCAGTAATGGTCATTGCAACTGCAGGTGCATGCAGAGACTAAATTTGGAGCTCTCCATGTCCATCTTTGGATCTTAA
- the LOC121992758 gene encoding uncharacterized protein LOC121992758, which translates to MTAAVMEQQTFHVRSVSLQSRSRHPVAIKVEEELQRLKTAATSMSSSTEICDGLRGLGDLYACVGDLLHLPSLQQTAFCSKQRKRLEEELEASLLLLDLVDNMRELVATAKGRVQGLQSDLRRRSATSPVMLGSVRKEMQKNVNKCHKLLKKMDEKCRSSVSLEADCGVLIESRDVTVSVLRSALGLLAMACQKPKWTRRLWTLKSTQTQRAPELGESLFYSSSQLVQEQMDAAEATMEAVETELQRLLRRLIQWRVCFLNFLSLN; encoded by the coding sequence atgactgcTGCAGTCATGGAACAGCAAACCTTCCATGTCCGATCCGTCAGCCTCCAATCGAGATCTCGTCATCCAGTAGCAATCAAGGTGGAAGAAGAGCTGCAGAGACTAAAGACAGCTGCGACTTCCATGTCTTCGTCGACGGAGATCTGCGATGGACTGAGAGGTCTCGGGGATCTCTACGCTTGTGTCGGAGATCTCCTCCACTTGCCGAGCCTTCAGCAGACTGCCTTCTGTTCCAAACAGAGGAAACGGTTGGAAGAGGAACTGGAGGCGTCTCTCCTGCTGCTCGATCTCGTCGACAACATGAGGGAGTTGGTGGCGACCGCGAAGGGGCGAGTTCAAGGCCTGCAATCAGACCTTCGAAGACGAAGTGCCACCTCACCGGTTATGTTGGGTAGTGTCCGAAAGGAGATGCAGAAGAACGTGAACAAGTGCCACAAACTGTTGAAGAAGATGGACGAGAAGTGCAGATCATCGGTTTCACTAGAGGCGGACTGTGGAGTGTTGATCGAGTCAAGAGATGTCACCGTCTCTGTGCTTCGCTCTGCGCTGGGTCTCTTGGCCATGGCATGCCAAAAGCCGAAGTGGACGAGGCGGTTATGGACTCTGAAATCCACCCAAACGCAGAGAGCACCTGAGTTGGGGGAATCCCTTTTCTACTCTTCTTCTCAATTAGTGCAAGAACAGATGGATGCAGCAGAGGCGACCATGGAAGCCGTGGAGACGGAGCTGCAGAGATTGCTTCGGAGACTGATCCAGTGGAGAGTGTGTTTCCTTAACTTCCTCAGCCTTAATTGA
- the LOC121992757 gene encoding serine/threonine-protein kinase BSK1-like, with the protein MGCCCCKSSLQPEIQQTEEKWSNQSQHQQQRRRPSLTLQAAEGGGGREVPAFDQFSLAELRAATDGFSPNNVVSESSDKTPNVVYKGRLQNRRWIAVKKFSRTAWPDPKQFAEEAWGVGKLRHRRLANLIGYCCEGDERLLVAEYMPNDTLAKHLFHWENQTIEWAMRLRVAFYIAEALNYCSNEERPLYHDLNAYRVLFDEDGDPRLSCFGLMKNSRDGKSYSTNLAYTPPEYLRNGRVTPESVIFSFGTVLLDLLSGKRIPPSRALDMIRDKNTLVLMDSHLEGNFSTEEATTLVDLASQCLQSEPRDRPNSKKLVATLGPLQSKSEVPSYVMMGFEKQREEAPPPPQQPLSPMGEACSRMDLTAIHQILVMTHYRDDEVTNELSFQEWTQQMRDMLEARKRGDFAFRDKEFKTAIECYSQFIDVGTMISPTVYARRSLCHLLCDQPDAALRDAMQAQCLYPDWPTAFYMQAVALAKLNMQGDSQDMLQEAAMLEEKRQKNTRGS; encoded by the exons ATGGGGTGCTGCTGCTGCAAGTCCTCCCTGCAGCCGGAGATCCAGCAGACGGAGGAGAAGTGGAGCAACCAAAGCCAGCATCAACAGCAGCGCCGCCGCCCGTCCTTGACGCTCCAGGCGGCGGAGGGAGGCGGAGGGCGAGAGGTTCCGGCCTTCGACCAGTTCTCGCTGGCGGAGCTCAGGGCGGCGACCGACGGATTCAGCCCTAATAACGTTGTGTCGGAGAGCAGCGACAAGACCCCTAATGTGGTCTACAAGGGCCGGCTGCAGAACCGCCGGTGGATCGCCGTCAAGAAATTCTCTAGGACTGCCTGGCCGGATCCCAAACAGTTCGCC GAGGAAGCATGGGGAGTTGGGAAATTGAGGCACAGGAGGCTGGCGAATCTGATTGGGTACTGTTGCGAAGGGGATGAGAGGCTTCTGGTTGCTGAGTACATGCCAAATGACACCCTTGCAAAGCATCTCTTCCACT GGGAAAACCAAACCATTGAATGGGCTATGCGTTTAAGAGTTGCATTCTATATTGCTGAAGCCCTCAACTACTGTAGCAATGAGGAACGACCACTATATCATGACCTGAATGCTTACAGAGTCCTTTTTGATGAG GATGGTGATCCACGACTTTCTTGTTTTGGTCTTATGAAGAACAGCAGGGATGGGAAAAGTTATAGCACAAATCTAGCATATACACCACCAGAGTATTTAAGAAATG GGAGAGTAACACCAGAGAGTGTGATATTTAGTTTTGGCACCGTGCTCTTGGATCTTTTGAGTGGAAAGCGCATTCCTCCTTCTCGT GCTCTTGACATGATACGTGATAAAAATACTTTAGTCTTAATGGATTCCCACTTGGAAGGAAATTTCTCGACCGAAGAGGCAACTACACTTGTTGACCTAGCTTCTCAGTGCTTACAGTCTGAGCCTAGGGACCGGCCCAATTCAAAGAAACTGGTGGCAACACTTGGGCCATTGCAAAGCAAATCAGAG GTGCCATCTTACGTTATGATGGGCTTTGAGAAGCAGCGTGAAGAAGCTCCTCCACCTCCGCAGCAACCTCTGTCGCCTATGGGGGAGGCCTGCTCCAGAATGGATCTTACAGCTATCCATCAGATTTTAGTAATGACACACTACAGAGATGATGAAGTAACAAATGAG CTATCATTTCAAGAATGGACACAGCAGATGAGGGATATGCTGGAAGCACGGAAGCGAGGGGATTTTGCTTTCCGCGACAAAGAATTTAAAACAGCAATTGAGTGTTACTCACAG TTCATCGACGTCGGCACAATGATCTCACCGACTGTGTATGCTAGGCGAAGTTTGTGTCATCTTTTGTGCGACCAACCTGATGCTGCTCTACGAGATGCAATGCAAGCTCAATGTCTTTACCCTGATTGGCCTACTGCTTTCTATATGCAAGCCGTTGCTCTCGCCAAGCTGAACATGCAGGGCGACTCGCAGGACATGTTGCAGGAAGCTGCGATGCTCGAAGAGAAGCGGCAGAAGAACACTAGAGGCTCCTAG